A region of the Methanobrevibacter ruminantium M1 genome:
TTATAATAAGGATTTGCTTCGCTAAGTTCATTGTGATGAGCAATATAATCCATATCAAATTTCATAAAATCACTAAAGAATCATTATATTGAATAAAAATTTATAAAAAGTCTTGTTTTTTTGTTAACTGAATAAAGTTGTTATTTGGATGTTAAATTTTAAAAAGTCTTTTCCACTTTTTTAGTTAAATTCATTTTAGAATTTAAGTTATTATTTTATAAAAAGTCTTTTCCACTTTTTTAGTTAAATTCATTTTAGAATTTAAGTTATTATTTTATAAAAAGTCTTTTCCACTTTTTTAGTTAAATTCATATTTGAATTTAAGTTATTTATTTATAAAAAGTTTTGGTCTAATAAGTATAAGAATAATTTTAAGGTATAAAAAAAGAAAAAAGGGATAAAGAAGATCTATTCTTCTTTACCTTGTCCTCTCCAGTAGCCGAAGAAGTAACCAATAATGATTGCACCTATAGCTGCTTGAAGAGCGAATAATAAACTTTCTATTTCACCACTAGGTGGTTCCCATATTGATGAGAACCATGGTTTAAAACCAGATTCTTCAATAGCTTCGCCAGCTGCATCGTCTGCTCCGCCGAAGTATCCATCATCTTCACCAAGACCGCTGTACATAACTAATGGTGCTATGAAGATTATAGCACAAATGACTGCTAAAATAATTAATGTTGTTCTTTCCATATTAATCACCTTATGCTTCATTAGGAGCTAATACACCTAATTTGTCTAATAATTTTGGTTTGTAAGCTTTTAATCTGTCCCATATGATTACGGTTAAGATACCTTCACCAATAGCTAATGGTACTTGAGTTACTGCAAAGATAACTAAGAATTTTGTTAATGCGCTGCCAAAAGAAGGAGCAGGGAATGCGAAAGCTAATTGGAATGAAGTAGCCACATAAGTTAATAAGTCACCTAAGAATGCTGCAAAGAAAATTGCAATGGTTGATGAAATATTAGCTTTGATGCAAGCTTTGTATACGAGCCAAGCAACGAATGGGCCTATAATACCCATTGAGAAAATGTTTGCACCTAAAGTGGTTAATCCGCCGTGAGCAAGTAAGATTGCTTGGAACAAGAGTACGATAGTTGCAAGTACAGCAGTTACAGCAGGGCCGAATAATGCTGCACCTAATCCGTTACCACAAGGGTGAGAACAGCTTCCAGTAACGGAAGGGAGTTTTAAAGATGATAAGATGAACATGAATGCTCCACTGACAGCGAGTAATGCCTTGGAGTCAGGTGTTTCATCTACAATTTGTTTTATTTGATAGATACCGTAAGCGACAACGATGAATGATACGACGAACCATATGATACACCATGTCAAAGGTAAATATCCTTCCATAATGTGCATGTTTTATTTCCTCCAAATATTAAAATAAAAAAATATTATTTTTTAATTCACTATATCATATAATGAGCATATTTATATATGCTCAAAACATAACTTTATTAAAGTATTGCTAGATTTTTTAGTTGTTGCTATGCAATGCAACTGAAAATACTTCAATAAGTATATTTATATAATAAGTTATACTTAAACTTATTTGACAACATATAAAATTTAGTTGATTTTGATTATTTATTTTATATTAACTAAAATGAGCATATTTTTTATCAAAAATTCTTAAATTTATAATAGTGCTCTATTTAAACTTGCTTTAAAATATAATGTGTTTATTTAACTTTAAATTAAATTTAAGGCTATTTGCTATAATTAATTTAGTTATGTTTCTTATGGTTTTCTAAAATATCTAAATTTAATCATTTAGGTATTTGAAAAATTCATATAAAAACAATTTTTAGGCATTTTTAAAAATTTATTTTAAAAGCAATTTAAGCATTTTTAAAAAATTCATTTTAAGAAAATAAATTCTAGGGTATTGAAATGGAGAAAGGAAAATTATATGGTGTAAGCATTGGCCCGGGAGATCCTGAGCTAATAACTGTAAAGGCAATGAATATAATATCAAAATCCAAGTATATTGCAACTCCTCATACTGGAACAGGGGAATCCTTGGCATTGTCAATAGTGTCCCAGGCGATAGACTTGTCCAATAAGGAGATAATGCTTTTGGAGTTTCCTATGACAAAGGATAAAGATATATTGACTAAAAGCCATAATGAGGCTGCAGAAGCAATTATTAAGGTTCTTGACAGTGGAGAGGATGTTGCAATGTTGAATCTAGGTGATGTTACTATCTATTCAACTTTTGACTATACTAAGGATAAATTAGTGGAAAGAGGCTATGATGTTCAGGTTATTCCAGGTGTCACAAGCTTTTGTGCATCTGCATCTGAGCTTAAGATAGGCCTGACAACTATGAATGAGCCTTTGCATATCATTCCAGCAAGCGGAATAGACATTAAAGAAGCTCTTAAGATGCCGGGATCCAAGGTCTTCATGAAGATTGGAAGGTCAATGCCTAAGCTGATTGAAGCGATTGAGGAACTTGGTCTTCAAGACAATGTTTATGCAGTTGAAAACTGTGGTTTGGAAAATGAGAAGGTTTATAAAGGTCTAAAAGAGTTTGATGAAAAAATGGGCTATTTTACTATAGTCGTTGTTAAATAAAGGCATTAATGATTAATAAAATCATTTATTTCCTTACATTAATTTCAATTTAAAATAATCCTTTGGAGATTTTTATGCAAGATAAACGATTAGTAAACCAGCAGTTATTGCGTTGCGGATATACAACAGGAACATGTGCAGCGGCAGCTTCAAAGGCTGCAACTACCATGCTATTTGAAAAGGAGAGGGTAGATTCAGTCTCTATCACAACTCCAAATCAGACAAGCCTTAATATAGATGTTCTAAATCCACAATTAACTGATAAGAAGGCATGCTGCTGTATTCAAAAGGATAGCGGAGATGATCCAGACATTACAAATGGAATATTGGTCTCTGCAGAAGTGTCCTTAACAGAATCTAAGGGTATCAATATCGATGGAGGAAAGGGAGTTGGCAGAGTTACCAAGCCTGGTCTGGACCAGCCGGTGGGAAATGCTGCAATAAACTCAGTTCCTCGCAAGATGATTGAAGATTCCTTAAATGAATTGGCAAGGCATTATGATTACGATGGAGGATTCAATGTCATCATTTCAGTCCCTGAAGGTGAGGAGATAGGCAAGAAAACATTCAATCCGGAACTTGGAATCGTTGGAGGAATTTCCATATTGGGCACAACAGGGATAGTTGAGCCTATGAGCGCTAAGGCTCTTGCAGATTCAATCAAAGTGGAAATAAGCGTAATTGCAGCAGAGAGCAATGAGTCAATTCTAATATTTTTAGGCAATTTCGGAAAGAAATTCACCGAAGAAGAGTTAAAATTGTCTACAAGCCCTGGAATAATGTGCAGTAACTTTATAGATGTTGCTTTGGACAGTTCTGTTGAGTATGGATTTAAGAATATTCTTCTGATTGGACATAT
Encoded here:
- a CDS encoding energy-coupling factor ABC transporter substrate-binding protein; the protein is MERTTLIILAVICAIIFIAPLVMYSGLGEDDGYFGGADDAAGEAIEESGFKPWFSSIWEPPSGEIESLLFALQAAIGAIIIGYFFGYWRGQGKEE
- the cbiM gene encoding cobalt ECF transporter S component CbiM; this encodes MHIMEGYLPLTWCIIWFVVSFIVVAYGIYQIKQIVDETPDSKALLAVSGAFMFILSSLKLPSVTGSCSHPCGNGLGAALFGPAVTAVLATIVLLFQAILLAHGGLTTLGANIFSMGIIGPFVAWLVYKACIKANISSTIAIFFAAFLGDLLTYVATSFQLAFAFPAPSFGSALTKFLVIFAVTQVPLAIGEGILTVIIWDRLKAYKPKLLDKLGVLAPNEA
- the cobI gene encoding precorrin-2 C(20)-methyltransferase, encoding MEKGKLYGVSIGPGDPELITVKAMNIISKSKYIATPHTGTGESLALSIVSQAIDLSNKEIMLLEFPMTKDKDILTKSHNEAAEAIIKVLDSGEDVAMLNLGDVTIYSTFDYTKDKLVERGYDVQVIPGVTSFCASASELKIGLTTMNEPLHIIPASGIDIKEALKMPGSKVFMKIGRSMPKLIEAIEELGLQDNVYAVENCGLENEKVYKGLKEFDEKMGYFTIVVVK
- the cbiD gene encoding cobalt-precorrin-5B (C(1))-methyltransferase CbiD — translated: MQDKRLVNQQLLRCGYTTGTCAAAASKAATTMLFEKERVDSVSITTPNQTSLNIDVLNPQLTDKKACCCIQKDSGDDPDITNGILVSAEVSLTESKGINIDGGKGVGRVTKPGLDQPVGNAAINSVPRKMIEDSLNELARHYDYDGGFNVIISVPEGEEIGKKTFNPELGIVGGISILGTTGIVEPMSAKALADSIKVEISVIAAESNESILIFLGNFGKKFTEEELKLSTSPGIMCSNFIDVALDSSVEYGFKNILLIGHIGKFVKLGIGLFNTHSHNGDGRIEALLSCALEAGADLETLKAINACVTTNAVLDILYEKELLDKTMEILNDRIQHRIDKRVPPEANIGFICFANSGEYEGILFESDNAKELMTIWKTD